The following proteins are encoded in a genomic region of Candidatus Limnocylindrales bacterium:
- a CDS encoding cytochrome c biogenesis protein CcdC gives MHPELLIGTVAAVVGAAVILAWRVQETRSPVTERKIIIPPLGMSTGLAMFLVPQLRIPFTWALCALVSGAVFLAYPLIRTTELTRTGDLVMLSRGRAFLWILLGLVVIRLSARAYIGTFINPMQTASVFFLLAYGMILRWRAAMWVQYRKLISQPVDASSGSAGPVAS, from the coding sequence ATGCATCCCGAGCTGCTGATCGGAACCGTTGCCGCCGTCGTGGGCGCGGCGGTCATCCTCGCATGGCGTGTCCAGGAAACGCGCAGCCCGGTCACCGAGCGCAAGATCATCATCCCGCCGCTCGGCATGAGCACCGGGCTTGCGATGTTCCTGGTGCCGCAGCTTCGCATCCCCTTCACGTGGGCACTGTGCGCGCTGGTTTCGGGAGCGGTCTTTCTCGCGTATCCGCTGATCAGGACGACCGAGCTGACGCGTACCGGCGACCTCGTGATGCTGAGCCGCGGCCGCGCGTTCCTGTGGATCCTGCTCGGCCTCGTCGTCATCCGGCTGAGCGCGCGCGCCTACATCGGGACGTTCATCAATCCGATGCAGACGGCGTCGGTCTTCTTCCTGCTCGCATACGGAATGATCCTGCGCTGGCGCGCCGCGATGTGGGTGCAGTATCGCAAGCTGATCTCGCAGCCGGTGGACGCTTCGAGCGGGTCTGCCGGGCCGGTCGCGTCGTAG
- a CDS encoding cytochrome c, which produces MRKISIEDPHYGRVKNYLACPMLDVLRQGFAITGSDLAGFDVVFRASDGYAKPSPGTLLTEDGGWLTFTDADRGTLEKPAWDPIDRRQVDPAPFYVVWSGEPQRDTQRYPWPYQLVEIELTSLEKTYPHIVPSGAAAGSPARAGYDIFKSECIACHSINGEGGKVGPDLNVPRSIVEYRPEAQIKEYIRNPLSFRYTSMPAHEQLSAAQLDALVAYFRQMSLSKHDPGKPQ; this is translated from the coding sequence GTGAGAAAGATCTCGATCGAGGATCCTCACTATGGTCGCGTCAAGAATTATCTTGCGTGTCCGATGCTGGACGTCCTTCGGCAGGGATTCGCAATCACCGGCAGCGATCTCGCGGGCTTCGACGTCGTCTTTCGCGCCAGTGACGGCTACGCAAAGCCGAGCCCGGGTACGCTGCTGACCGAAGACGGAGGCTGGCTGACGTTTACCGATGCCGATCGCGGAACGCTCGAGAAACCGGCGTGGGATCCGATCGACCGCCGCCAGGTCGATCCCGCGCCATTCTACGTCGTGTGGTCCGGCGAGCCGCAGCGCGATACGCAGCGCTATCCGTGGCCTTACCAGCTGGTCGAGATCGAGCTGACGTCTCTCGAGAAAACCTACCCGCACATCGTGCCGAGCGGAGCGGCAGCCGGCTCACCGGCGAGGGCCGGCTACGACATCTTCAAGAGCGAGTGCATTGCCTGCCACTCGATCAACGGCGAAGGCGGAAAGGTCGGTCCCGACCTCAACGTTCCGCGCAGCATCGTCGAGTACCGCCCCGAAGCGCAGATCAAAGAGTACATCCGCAACCCGCTGAGCTTTCGTTACACGAGCATGCCCGCGCATGAACAGCTCAGCGCCGCGCAGCTCGACGCGCTGGTCGCGTACTTCCGCCAGATGAGCCTGAGCAAGCACGACCCCGGGAAGCCGCAGTGA
- a CDS encoding creatininase family protein gives MNNRGQTPISGQKPPADSSRGDWTAGFKLLQARNAAIPELLRIALTSPVDEEKIVRSIARGGVVTTGAGSSGAHARFLASVLRELGVAARFAPLSAFLEAPSRAAADQTLVVFSQGLSPNARLALEHAQRWHAVWLATASGSDVDGAEAPPGGDGDARRRALDDAIAAGVHLLTYPGANEYGTLLRIVGPMLGYAVALHFAAAAAGRSGSSLPWRAVAADEICRAVAAASDKLHEHAGDLAACELEGTLILLASGTHGERLENLRLKFLEGTLRPAPPVWDVLDVAHGPYQQMFAGRATLIALARADAGSENELLARVSTMLDPDRHRLIRLRAELPGPLAIFEHEALMNELLLRYICERRIDPCDWPGRAADDPLYGISADRIAPDASTEPASTANGAATGRTARRNSRLEELTWPELDSFLAAGGRTAILPLGSIEQHGPHLPFATDAWIAGELAHRLASRLPETIELPVLALGCASEHLGFPGTLSLGDDTLASVLCDLAACVARHGFARLFVFSAHGGNRDALANALPRMRAAAGGLEILAAAGLGASMELFHAESARHAVGPDASGHHAGEFETSIVMAIAPQAVRASRIAPGLAAGARDLDGVFYPDLRANSPSGTVGDPSGASGSRAEAYLEAWVESLLEIYRRDVSWK, from the coding sequence ATGAACAATCGGGGACAGACACCGATTTCCGGGCAGAAGCCGCCGGCTGACTCATCGCGCGGAGACTGGACCGCGGGATTCAAACTTCTCCAGGCCCGCAACGCAGCCATCCCGGAGCTTCTGCGCATCGCGCTCACGTCGCCGGTCGATGAAGAAAAGATTGTGCGCTCGATCGCTCGCGGAGGCGTCGTCACGACCGGCGCCGGAAGCTCGGGCGCGCATGCCCGCTTTCTGGCGAGCGTGCTCCGCGAGCTCGGCGTTGCGGCGCGCTTCGCACCGCTCAGCGCATTTCTGGAGGCGCCTTCGCGTGCGGCGGCGGATCAGACTCTGGTCGTGTTCTCGCAAGGTCTTTCGCCGAACGCGCGGCTCGCGCTCGAACACGCGCAGCGCTGGCATGCCGTGTGGCTGGCGACAGCTTCGGGAAGCGACGTCGACGGCGCCGAGGCTCCACCGGGCGGCGACGGCGATGCGCGTCGCCGCGCACTCGACGATGCCATCGCTGCCGGCGTACATCTGCTGACGTATCCTGGCGCCAATGAATACGGCACGCTGCTTCGCATCGTCGGGCCGATGCTCGGATACGCCGTGGCGCTGCACTTCGCCGCGGCTGCTGCAGGACGATCCGGTTCGAGCCTGCCGTGGCGCGCGGTTGCGGCAGACGAGATCTGCCGCGCCGTGGCTGCAGCGAGCGACAAGCTCCATGAGCACGCCGGTGATCTTGCCGCCTGCGAGCTCGAGGGTACCCTCATCCTGCTTGCCAGCGGCACGCACGGTGAGCGGCTCGAGAATCTTCGCCTCAAGTTCCTCGAAGGAACCCTGCGTCCCGCGCCACCGGTATGGGACGTGCTCGATGTGGCTCACGGACCGTACCAGCAGATGTTCGCCGGCCGCGCCACGCTGATCGCCCTCGCGCGCGCGGATGCCGGCAGCGAGAACGAGCTGCTCGCGCGCGTGTCGACGATGCTCGACCCGGATCGTCACCGCTTGATCCGCCTTCGCGCGGAGCTCCCGGGTCCGCTCGCGATCTTCGAGCACGAAGCGCTGATGAACGAGCTCCTTCTGCGCTACATCTGCGAACGGAGGATCGATCCGTGCGACTGGCCGGGCAGGGCAGCGGACGATCCGCTGTACGGCATCTCGGCGGATCGCATCGCGCCCGATGCATCGACGGAGCCGGCCTCAACGGCGAACGGCGCTGCGACCGGACGGACGGCCCGCCGCAACAGTCGACTGGAAGAGCTCACGTGGCCCGAGCTCGACAGCTTCCTCGCGGCCGGCGGTCGTACGGCGATCCTGCCGCTCGGATCGATCGAGCAGCACGGTCCGCATCTTCCGTTCGCGACCGATGCGTGGATCGCGGGCGAGCTCGCCCATCGCCTCGCATCGCGTCTGCCCGAGACGATCGAGCTTCCGGTGCTCGCTCTCGGCTGTGCGTCCGAGCATCTCGGCTTCCCGGGCACGCTCAGTCTTGGCGACGACACGCTTGCGAGCGTGCTTTGCGATCTGGCGGCATGCGTGGCGCGCCACGGGTTCGCGCGGTTGTTCGTATTCTCGGCGCACGGCGGCAACCGCGACGCGCTCGCGAACGCGCTTCCACGAATGCGCGCCGCTGCGGGCGGTCTGGAAATCCTCGCGGCGGCGGGGCTCGGCGCGTCGATGGAGCTGTTCCACGCCGAGAGCGCCCGCCACGCCGTCGGACCGGATGCGTCCGGGCATCACGCCGGCGAATTCGAGACGTCGATCGTCATGGCGATCGCGCCGCAGGCCGTGCGGGCTTCTCGAATCGCGCCCGGGCTTGCTGCCGGAGCCCGAGACCTCGACGGTGTCTTTTATCCGGACCTTCGCGCCAATTCGCCAAGCGGAACCGTCGGAGATCCGAGCGGCGCGTCGGGCTCGCGCGCCGAGGCGTATCTGGAAGCGTGGGTCGAAAGCCTTCTCGAGATCTATCGCCGCGACGTCAGCTGGAAGTAG
- a CDS encoding fatty acid desaturase CarF family protein: MASDRPLPIRLLEVASVAAFVAVAGALATRLWSVPWETPQLLLMCAGALLGYLAADVVSGIVHWFCDTFFRDDTPLIGRAFIHPFREHHVDPRAITRHGFFEVNGNNCLALVPFVAAVLVFGEPADGEEVPALVGQSLAFAFALATFATNQIHKWAHQERPAAAVRCLQRTRLILSPAHHDRHHSTHRQAFSITAGLLDPVLDRLGIFERIEHAVGHVPVDDAGRDARCGGVRTSPRRLPDDRAAEG, from the coding sequence ATGGCTTCCGATCGACCACTGCCGATCCGCCTGCTCGAGGTAGCTTCGGTCGCCGCATTCGTGGCCGTTGCAGGCGCGCTCGCGACGCGGCTCTGGTCCGTGCCGTGGGAGACGCCGCAGCTGCTCCTGATGTGCGCGGGAGCCCTTCTCGGATATCTCGCAGCCGACGTCGTCTCCGGCATCGTCCACTGGTTCTGCGACACATTTTTTCGCGACGATACGCCGCTGATCGGCCGCGCGTTCATCCATCCGTTTCGCGAGCACCACGTCGATCCGCGTGCGATCACGCGCCACGGCTTCTTCGAGGTCAACGGAAACAACTGCCTCGCGCTCGTGCCGTTCGTGGCCGCCGTCCTCGTTTTCGGCGAGCCGGCCGACGGCGAAGAAGTTCCGGCGCTCGTCGGTCAGAGCCTCGCGTTCGCCTTCGCGCTCGCGACCTTCGCGACCAACCAGATCCACAAGTGGGCGCATCAGGAACGGCCCGCCGCAGCGGTGCGCTGCCTGCAGCGGACAAGGCTGATTCTGTCGCCGGCGCATCATGACCGGCACCATTCGACGCACCGCCAGGCGTTCAGCATTACTGCCGGCCTGCTCGACCCGGTGCTCGATCGCCTTGGCATCTTCGAACGGATCGAGCATGCCGTCGGTCATGTTCCGGTCGACGATGCCGGGCGCGATGCACGTTGCGGCGGCGTGAGGACGTCACCACGCCGTTTGCCGGACGATCGGGCCGCGGAAGGCTGA
- a CDS encoding cytochrome P450 — MGLAEIFESHASAVNQARQQVEEKPLATLNPADRDLFLTDTVLPYFERLRREAPIHYCPDSEFGPYWSITRFDDIKAIELDWEHFSSEPNIVLFDGIEGRSDEMMDLSSFINMDPPRHTVQRKAVRPSVSPNQVRQMEDLIRQRAGAVLDSLPIGREFDWVDRVSIELTTQMLATLFRFPFEDRRKLTRWSDVTTAVPGDGIIDSWEQREAELTECLNTFLAIWDDRAAAAPDFDLLSMLAHAPATADMNTRPYELLGNIVLLIVGGNDTTRNSMTGGVLALNEYPAEYDKLRTNLDLIPNMVDEIIRWQTPLAYMRRTVTRDVEYGGARFRQGEKVVLWYLSANRDEAVFPDGNSFQIDRANAREQLSFGTGIHFCLGAHLGRLQLRVLWEEIMKRFSRVEVTGEPVRVRSNFVRGYSHLPVRLHAA, encoded by the coding sequence ATGGGACTTGCTGAAATTTTCGAGAGCCATGCCAGCGCAGTGAACCAGGCCAGGCAACAGGTCGAGGAGAAACCGCTCGCTACGCTGAACCCGGCCGACCGCGACCTCTTCCTTACCGATACGGTGCTGCCGTACTTCGAGCGCCTGCGACGCGAGGCGCCCATTCACTACTGCCCGGACAGCGAGTTCGGACCGTACTGGTCGATCACGCGATTCGATGACATCAAGGCAATCGAGCTCGACTGGGAACATTTCTCGTCCGAGCCGAATATCGTGCTGTTCGACGGCATCGAGGGTCGCAGCGACGAGATGATGGACCTCAGCAGTTTCATCAACATGGATCCGCCGCGACACACGGTGCAGCGCAAGGCCGTGCGACCGAGCGTTTCGCCGAACCAGGTCCGGCAGATGGAGGACCTCATCCGCCAGCGTGCGGGTGCAGTGCTCGATTCGCTTCCAATCGGCAGGGAGTTCGACTGGGTCGACCGGGTTTCCATCGAGCTGACGACGCAGATGCTGGCCACGCTGTTTCGGTTCCCGTTCGAAGACCGCCGCAAGCTGACACGCTGGTCGGATGTGACGACCGCGGTTCCGGGCGACGGCATCATCGATTCGTGGGAGCAGCGCGAGGCCGAGCTTACCGAGTGCCTGAACACATTCCTCGCGATCTGGGACGACCGGGCCGCCGCCGCACCGGACTTCGACCTGCTCTCGATGCTCGCGCATGCGCCGGCAACGGCCGACATGAATACGCGTCCGTACGAGCTCCTCGGCAACATCGTGCTTCTGATCGTCGGCGGCAACGACACGACACGCAACTCGATGACCGGCGGAGTGCTCGCGCTCAACGAATACCCCGCGGAGTACGACAAGCTGCGCACAAACCTCGATCTGATCCCGAACATGGTCGACGAGATCATCCGCTGGCAGACGCCGCTCGCGTACATGCGACGAACCGTAACGCGCGACGTGGAGTATGGCGGCGCCAGATTCCGGCAGGGAGAGAAGGTCGTGCTGTGGTACCTGTCGGCCAACCGCGACGAAGCGGTGTTCCCCGACGGCAACAGTTTCCAGATCGACCGTGCGAATGCCCGCGAGCAGCTCTCGTTCGGCACCGGCATCCATTTCTGTCTCGGCGCGCATCTCGGCCGCCTTCAGCTGCGGGTGCTGTGGGAGGAAATCATGAAGCGCTTCTCGCGCGTCGAAGTGACCGGCGAGCCCGTGCGGGTGAGGTCGAACTTCGTCCGCGGCTACTCGCACCTGCCGGTGCGACTGCACGCGGCGTGA
- a CDS encoding alkaline phosphatase family protein — protein MYLSPFFILAALLIPVAAFAQMSPWGDYHRAVLVSWDGVRRDVLFDLLERSDPLQPCWDGGDVFPVATGRSDAQGNAVYTCLPALGGAVPFDAPEGSPAYAPFQMIASHTTNDGTTMTKPQHTSMLTGLNTETHGLVGNETKGPIAPGITIYEILMDAFDPPNEFGERDGTILRTHQSSDRKYVGRAIDNWARRSGALQVATGHGNGDGMNPGPLRHAERSFEKWKQDELEMGLGETYFFMFLHFKTTDWTGHRSGADSRAYRRVITETDRKLYMLMEMLRHYGWGDAAILVTTDHGFHRVQHARGAGRVVFNTWLGAHNVTLHTDQVPVRTADDYCASCESPQQCLDEPMPAEDAVPNVYVTSITPTLLDMFGVDWRTTTQIEGVSLYR, from the coding sequence ATGTACCTGTCCCCTTTTTTCATACTGGCGGCGTTGCTGATTCCTGTCGCAGCATTCGCGCAGATGTCGCCGTGGGGCGACTATCATCGTGCAGTGCTCGTCAGCTGGGACGGCGTACGTCGCGACGTGCTTTTCGACCTGCTCGAGCGCAGCGATCCTTTGCAGCCGTGCTGGGACGGCGGCGACGTGTTCCCGGTCGCGACCGGACGCAGTGATGCGCAAGGCAATGCCGTCTACACGTGCCTGCCGGCTCTCGGCGGCGCAGTGCCGTTCGATGCGCCCGAAGGGTCGCCCGCATACGCGCCGTTCCAGATGATCGCGAGTCACACCACCAACGACGGCACGACGATGACAAAGCCGCAGCATACGTCGATGCTGACCGGCCTCAATACCGAGACGCACGGGCTCGTCGGCAACGAGACCAAAGGGCCGATCGCTCCGGGGATCACGATCTACGAGATTCTCATGGACGCCTTCGATCCGCCGAACGAATTCGGAGAGCGCGACGGAACCATCCTGCGCACGCATCAGTCGAGCGACAGGAAATACGTCGGCCGGGCAATCGACAACTGGGCGCGGCGCAGCGGTGCGCTGCAGGTCGCGACCGGACACGGCAACGGCGACGGAATGAACCCCGGGCCGCTTCGTCACGCCGAGAGAAGCTTCGAAAAATGGAAGCAGGACGAACTGGAGATGGGCCTCGGCGAGACCTACTTCTTCATGTTCCTCCATTTCAAAACGACCGACTGGACCGGGCATCGAAGCGGCGCCGACTCGCGCGCGTATCGCCGAGTCATCACCGAAACCGATCGCAAGCTCTACATGCTGATGGAGATGCTCCGGCATTACGGCTGGGGTGACGCAGCGATCCTGGTGACGACCGATCATGGCTTCCATCGCGTACAGCATGCCCGCGGCGCCGGCCGCGTCGTCTTCAATACGTGGCTGGGCGCGCACAACGTCACGCTGCACACCGACCAGGTTCCAGTACGCACCGCCGACGACTACTGCGCGTCCTGCGAGTCGCCCCAGCAATGCCTCGACGAGCCGATGCCGGCCGAAGACGCCGTGCCGAACGTCTACGTCACGTCGATCACGCCGACCCTGCTCGACATGTTCGGCGTCGACTGGCGCACGACGACGCAGATCGAGGGAGTCTCGCTCTATCGATGA
- a CDS encoding SRPBCC family protein: MSSHTIRLHRVLRTTPEKLYRAFLDADALCKWLPPNGFTARMHEQDPKVGGTFRMSFTNFTTGHSHSFGGTYLELDPGGRIRYTDRFDDPNLPGEMTVTATLKQVSCGTELSVTQEGVPAVIPEEACYLGWQDSLDQLQRLVEPEIPD, from the coding sequence ATGTCGTCACACACCATTCGTCTTCACCGCGTTCTCCGTACTACGCCCGAGAAGCTCTACCGCGCGTTCCTCGATGCCGACGCGCTGTGCAAGTGGCTCCCGCCGAACGGCTTCACGGCCAGGATGCATGAGCAGGACCCGAAAGTCGGCGGCACGTTCCGCATGTCGTTCACGAACTTCACGACCGGACACAGCCATTCGTTCGGCGGGACATATCTGGAGCTCGATCCGGGCGGACGCATTCGCTACACGGATCGCTTCGACGACCCGAATCTTCCCGGCGAGATGACGGTCACCGCGACGCTGAAACAGGTGTCGTGCGGTACCGAGCTCAGCGTCACGCAGGAAGGAGTTCCGGCCGTGATTCCGGAAGAGGCCTGCTATCTCGGCTGGCAGGATTCGCTCGACCAGCTCCAGAGGCTCGTCGAGCCGGAGATTCCCGATTGA
- a CDS encoding DUF1801 domain-containing protein gives MSATSASQSIDGKINELGDWRGKTLADVRRIIHDADPQIVEEWKWRGTPVWSHDGIVCTGETYKSVVKMTFANGAALEDPCGLFNSSLDGNVRRAIDIHEGDAIDETALKDLIRAAVALNRERKSRPKARRAGKPAAE, from the coding sequence TTGAGCGCAACATCCGCCTCCCAATCGATCGACGGCAAGATCAACGAGCTCGGCGACTGGCGCGGAAAGACGCTCGCCGACGTGCGCCGGATCATCCACGACGCTGACCCGCAGATCGTGGAAGAATGGAAGTGGAGGGGAACTCCGGTCTGGTCTCACGACGGCATCGTCTGCACGGGAGAGACGTACAAGAGCGTCGTCAAGATGACGTTCGCAAACGGAGCGGCGCTCGAGGACCCTTGCGGTCTTTTCAACTCGAGCCTCGACGGCAACGTGCGGCGCGCGATCGACATTCACGAAGGCGACGCGATCGATGAGACCGCGTTGAAGGACCTGATCCGTGCGGCCGTGGCTCTCAATCGCGAGCGCAAGAGCCGGCCGAAGGCCCGGCGGGCGGGCAAGCCGGCAGCGGAATAG
- a CDS encoding NrsF family protein, giving the protein MSADLKAWVLESVAAEASPTRAAVRRRNILVGLLAVASGLAAFVVFAMFTSQGQLVRLGGEIAPQHDVERSVWLVGMTAGGALAIALTATWLALSRGRSMLGRPRTWLVGAIALTPLALFAWKVVCSLGFGDPMAQWPARPGLRCLSLTMLVAAGPLLAFLAVRRSAPAHPALNGAVIGVACGACAWVPLDLWCPVASVPHLLLGHVLPLGILGGLGALLGQALLSVRSR; this is encoded by the coding sequence GTGAGCGCGGATCTCAAAGCGTGGGTTCTGGAATCGGTAGCGGCCGAGGCTTCGCCGACGCGCGCGGCGGTCCGTCGTCGCAACATTCTTGTCGGGCTGCTGGCGGTCGCGAGCGGTTTGGCCGCATTCGTCGTGTTCGCGATGTTCACGTCGCAGGGACAACTCGTGAGGCTCGGTGGCGAGATTGCACCGCAGCACGATGTGGAGCGATCGGTCTGGCTCGTAGGGATGACAGCCGGCGGCGCACTCGCGATTGCGCTGACCGCCACATGGCTCGCACTTTCCAGAGGGCGGTCGATGCTCGGACGGCCTCGCACCTGGCTCGTCGGCGCAATTGCACTGACTCCGCTCGCGCTGTTCGCGTGGAAGGTCGTCTGCAGCCTCGGATTCGGCGATCCGATGGCACAGTGGCCCGCGCGGCCGGGACTGAGATGCCTTTCGCTGACGATGCTGGTCGCGGCCGGACCCTTGCTCGCATTTCTTGCCGTGCGCCGCAGCGCGCCGGCGCATCCCGCGCTCAACGGCGCGGTCATTGGCGTGGCGTGCGGTGCGTGCGCGTGGGTGCCGCTCGATCTGTGGTGTCCGGTCGCTTCGGTGCCGCATCTGCTGCTCGGACACGTGCTGCCGCTCGGCATTCTCGGCGGCCTCGGTGCGCTGCTCGGACAGGCACTGCTCTCGGTCCGAAGCCGCTGA
- a CDS encoding RNA polymerase sigma factor gives MQSAANPRAAGADAAMERYSNGDNAAFAELYDAIAPRLIGYLRKATRDDVAAEDLMQQTFLQIHRARGTFIPGAPVMPWALAVAKRLMIDSARRRNVELGFLVDTSVEDDRIAGGQTDAASTADLLDAHRVEHRVQQRLDAMPESHRTAYRLVKEEGMSLKRAAELLGTTIPAVKLRTHRAYRALRAVLREEGGPL, from the coding sequence TTGCAGTCCGCGGCGAACCCGCGCGCAGCAGGCGCCGACGCAGCAATGGAGCGCTACTCCAACGGCGACAACGCTGCATTTGCGGAGCTCTACGACGCAATTGCACCGCGCCTGATCGGATATTTGCGCAAGGCGACGCGTGACGACGTCGCGGCCGAGGACCTCATGCAACAGACATTTCTGCAGATTCATCGCGCGCGAGGCACGTTCATTCCCGGTGCCCCGGTCATGCCGTGGGCGCTTGCCGTCGCGAAGCGGCTGATGATCGACAGCGCCCGGCGTCGAAACGTCGAGCTCGGCTTCCTGGTGGACACTTCCGTCGAGGACGACCGGATTGCGGGCGGACAGACCGACGCCGCGTCTACGGCCGACCTGCTCGATGCACATCGCGTCGAGCACCGCGTACAGCAGCGCCTCGACGCCATGCCCGAGAGCCATCGCACCGCGTACCGCCTCGTCAAGGAGGAAGGGATGAGTCTCAAACGGGCAGCAGAGCTGCTCGGCACGACGATACCCGCCGTGAAGCTGAGAACGCATCGCGCATACCGGGCGCTGCGCGCGGTGCTTCGCGAAGAAGGCGGCCCGTTGTGA
- a CDS encoding GNAT family N-acetyltransferase, which translates to MHTSIDLQPTLIGPRITIRPIRADDWDGMFRAASNPKVWELHPIRDRYTEPVFREFFDGALASGSAFTFVDHGTGAIIGSSRYYGFDAAAREIEIGWTFLAIAYWGGSYNREVKGLMLEHAFRFVDTVVFWVGETNYRSQQAMQKIGGVQRGGLTPRTLNGVTLSNVVYEITRETFDARFRSASGPGRRD; encoded by the coding sequence GTGCACACCTCGATCGATCTCCAGCCGACCCTGATCGGCCCGCGCATCACGATTCGCCCGATCCGTGCGGACGACTGGGACGGCATGTTCCGTGCGGCGTCCAATCCCAAAGTCTGGGAGCTTCATCCGATCCGCGATCGTTACACCGAGCCGGTTTTTCGAGAGTTCTTCGACGGCGCGCTCGCAAGCGGCTCGGCGTTCACGTTCGTCGACCACGGCACCGGCGCAATCATCGGCTCCAGCCGCTACTACGGCTTCGACGCGGCAGCGCGCGAGATCGAGATCGGCTGGACGTTCCTTGCGATCGCGTACTGGGGCGGCAGCTACAACCGCGAAGTGAAAGGACTGATGCTCGAGCACGCGTTCCGGTTCGTCGATACGGTCGTGTTCTGGGTCGGCGAGACGAACTACCGTTCACAGCAGGCGATGCAGAAGATCGGCGGAGTGCAGCGCGGAGGGCTCACCCCTCGCACGCTGAACGGCGTCACGCTCAGCAATGTCGTCTACGAGATCACCAGGGAGACTTTCGACGCGCGCTTCCGGTCGGCCAGCGGGCCGGGACGTCGCGACTGA
- a CDS encoding lysophospholipid acyltransferase family protein — translation MKRLVFVLLGVYAWLLFGVINRLRSEGRENLVGLPAKGVLFVSNHLTYYMDVLGIHSAIASARCSPIDGFRHNLNVRFVAAFETLNERGFWPRVFNFAGAVLIRRTWRDGDRDVQRPLDVDDIRKVREALDRGWLITFPQGTTTRGAPVRKGTARIIRDCNPVVVPVFVDGFDRAFDRKGFRLLERNVDLVVRFGAPLDIRAEDSVERIVEILTAALMPGDEPGKLASGQ, via the coding sequence ATGAAACGACTGGTGTTCGTGCTTCTCGGCGTTTACGCGTGGCTGCTCTTCGGCGTCATCAATCGCCTGCGGTCCGAGGGCCGCGAGAACCTCGTCGGTCTGCCGGCGAAAGGCGTCCTCTTCGTCTCCAATCATCTGACGTACTACATGGACGTGCTCGGCATCCACAGCGCGATCGCAAGCGCCAGATGTTCGCCGATCGACGGGTTCCGCCACAACCTCAACGTGCGGTTCGTCGCGGCGTTCGAGACGCTTAACGAGCGCGGCTTCTGGCCGCGGGTATTCAACTTCGCGGGAGCGGTCCTCATCCGCCGCACGTGGCGAGACGGCGATCGCGACGTTCAGCGTCCATTGGACGTCGACGACATCCGGAAGGTCCGCGAAGCACTCGATCGCGGCTGGCTCATCACGTTTCCGCAGGGAACGACTACGCGCGGTGCGCCCGTGCGAAAGGGCACGGCTCGCATCATTCGAGACTGCAATCCGGTCGTCGTCCCGGTCTTTGTCGACGGCTTCGACCGGGCGTTCGACCGGAAAGGATTCCGCTTGCTGGAGCGCAACGTCGACCTCGTCGTCCGTTTCGGTGCGCCGCTCGACATTCGCGCGGAGGATTCCGTGGAACGAATCGTCGAGATCCTGACTGCTGCACTGATGCCCGGCGATGAGCCCGGCAAGCTCGCAAGCGGACAGTGA